From the Pedobacter cryoconitis genome, one window contains:
- a CDS encoding serine hydrolase domain-containing protein, whose protein sequence is MNPEQMISQLAGFYNHDQFAEIYLLHAAEFQEHVPEKTVMDFYKYDIKRSLGEITSWEFIKTEEEVSEYLVNFKYGELSLKITLTADYLLALVNWEPVHQEEEILNSRDPLTILSANLLATPLQRFIDQLAIKYLQDPNNRSLSIGLIHGTHTEKFFYGETQQGNSTLPGSHSLYEIGSISKTFTAVILAHAINQGRIKLNDDIRKYLSADYPNLQFEGTPIRIIDLCNHTSGLPGLPENFEDHKGYEENNPYLNYSKKMIVEYLENFVLDEPPGTRAEYSNLGFAILGMILEDLYQLSLKKLLQEAITVPLGMKNTTYEVPASHQNSLVAGYDHENGEDAGYWDLGAFKAAGGLKSDLDDLLSYLRANINDYNRDFSLTHHQTDVQAGYGRGLAWVTQFFNEDTIIWHNGGTGGFRSYCAFVKEKQIGLVVLSNSSKDVDDMALEILLYSIQDQQ, encoded by the coding sequence ATGAATCCTGAACAAATGATCAGCCAGCTGGCCGGATTTTATAACCATGATCAGTTTGCTGAAATCTATCTCCTGCATGCAGCTGAATTTCAAGAACATGTTCCTGAAAAGACGGTCATGGATTTCTATAAGTATGATATAAAGCGAAGCCTTGGAGAGATTACTTCGTGGGAATTTATAAAAACTGAAGAAGAAGTATCGGAGTACCTGGTAAATTTCAAATATGGGGAACTCTCTTTAAAGATAACTTTAACAGCAGATTATTTACTTGCCTTAGTGAATTGGGAACCGGTTCATCAAGAAGAAGAAATTTTGAATAGCAGAGATCCACTCACAATTCTATCTGCTAATTTATTAGCAACTCCTTTACAGCGTTTTATTGATCAGCTGGCCATCAAGTATCTTCAGGACCCTAATAACCGGAGCCTGAGTATTGGTTTGATTCATGGAACACATACTGAAAAGTTCTTTTATGGAGAGACCCAACAAGGAAACAGCACTTTGCCAGGCAGCCATTCTCTTTATGAAATCGGCTCAATTTCCAAGACTTTTACAGCTGTTATACTTGCCCATGCGATCAATCAGGGCAGGATCAAATTAAATGATGATATTAGAAAATACTTATCAGCGGATTATCCAAATCTGCAATTTGAAGGAACACCTATCAGGATTATAGATCTTTGTAACCATACTTCGGGTTTACCCGGACTCCCTGAAAATTTCGAAGATCATAAAGGTTATGAGGAGAATAATCCCTATCTGAATTATTCGAAGAAAATGATTGTTGAATACCTGGAAAATTTTGTTCTGGATGAGCCTCCGGGCACAAGGGCCGAATATTCAAATCTTGGTTTTGCCATTCTGGGGATGATACTCGAGGATCTTTATCAGCTTTCGCTAAAAAAATTGCTTCAGGAAGCGATTACTGTCCCATTGGGAATGAAAAATACAACTTATGAAGTTCCTGCGAGTCATCAGAATTCTCTTGTTGCTGGTTACGATCACGAAAATGGTGAAGATGCAGGTTATTGGGATTTAGGGGCTTTTAAGGCTGCTGGTGGATTAAAGTCTGACTTAGATGACCTGTTAAGCTATCTTCGTGCAAATATCAATGATTATAATAGAGATTTTTCATTAACCCATCATCAAACTGATGTTCAGGCTGGTTATGGACGGGGACTTGCCTGGGTTACCCAATTTTTTAATGAGGATACGATAATCTGGCATAATGGAGGAACCGGGGGGTTCAGAAGTTATTGCGCATTTGTAAAGGAAAAGCAAATTGGTTTGGTTGTATTGAGTAATTCCAGTAAAGATGTGGATGATATGGCGCTGGAAATATTATTATATAGTATCCAGGATCAGCAATAA
- a CDS encoding response regulator transcription factor: MKKRIHVLEDDQDIRYIIEFLLKDEGYELQLSSTFAELKSKLNDALPDLFIIDVMLPDGNGIEICDDLKTDMFTKHIPVIVMSANPESKEKSVTAQADAYISKPFDLDYVVKRIERLLVK, encoded by the coding sequence ATGAAGAAAAGAATACATGTTTTAGAAGATGACCAGGATATCAGATATATTATTGAGTTTTTATTAAAAGATGAGGGATATGAATTACAATTATCTTCAACTTTTGCAGAGTTAAAAAGTAAATTAAATGATGCATTGCCAGATTTGTTTATCATTGATGTGATGTTGCCTGATGGAAACGGAATTGAAATCTGTGATGATTTAAAAACTGATATGTTTACTAAACATATTCCTGTGATTGTAATGTCAGCAAATCCTGAAAGTAAAGAGAAAAGTGTTACTGCACAAGCCGATGCTTATATTAGTAAACCGTTTGATCTGGATTATGTAGTTAAAAGAATAGAAAGATTATTGGTTAAATAA
- a CDS encoding ABC transporter ATP-binding protein, whose amino-acid sequence METILNIKEVSKQYKSAASSLTILDHINFSIQKGSTVSITGPSGSGKTTLLGLCAGLDRATSGSVELNHVLLDQLSEDERAAVRNRYVGFIFQNFQLLPTLTALENIMVPLELRGEKNIRPRAMELLDKVGLTDRANHYPVQLSGGEQQRISLARAFSNTPAILFADEPTGNLDGETSEKVIRLLFDLNKEAGTTLVIVTHDLELASRTDRIIKLKSGVITADEQKTYA is encoded by the coding sequence TTGGAAACCATCTTAAATATAAAAGAAGTCAGTAAACAATATAAAAGTGCGGCTTCCTCACTGACTATACTCGATCATATCAATTTCTCTATCCAGAAAGGCTCCACTGTATCAATTACAGGACCTTCAGGTAGCGGGAAAACTACGCTTTTAGGTTTATGTGCCGGATTAGACCGGGCTACTTCTGGCAGTGTAGAACTAAACCATGTCTTATTAGACCAACTCTCCGAAGATGAAAGAGCCGCAGTCCGTAACCGTTACGTAGGCTTTATTTTTCAAAACTTTCAGCTGCTGCCTACACTAACTGCGCTGGAAAATATTATGGTTCCGCTTGAATTGAGAGGCGAAAAAAATATCCGTCCGCGGGCAATGGAATTATTAGATAAAGTAGGTTTAACAGACCGCGCAAATCATTATCCCGTGCAACTTTCCGGAGGGGAACAACAACGGATCTCTTTAGCAAGAGCTTTTTCTAATACCCCCGCAATCTTATTTGCTGATGAACCTACAGGAAATCTGGATGGAGAAACCAGTGAAAAAGTAATCCGCCTTCTTTTCGATTTAAACAAAGAAGCAGGAACAACTCTTGTAATCGTTACCCACGATCTGGAACTCGCCTCACGGACTGACCGGATTATCAAGTTGAAAAGTGGAGTAATTACAGCTGACGAACAAAAAACTTATGCCTGA
- a CDS encoding aldose 1-epimerase family protein produces the protein MMILLENENIKVTISAKGAELQSIKSKKDDLEYLWKGDPAFWGKFSPVLFPIVGALKNNTYCIGDQSYQLPRHGFARDLNFEVQQISEEEALFTLAHNAQTLEVYPFEFKFSLRYSLSGAAVSCTYEVNNPGTKDLLFSVGGHPAFAVPLTSDTLYEDYYLEFSQDESLNIHQIEDNLISDQVAILQLSDRKLNLQHELFYNDALVIKDLNSKSIQLKNTKNQHGLNFRFIDFPFFGIWSAKDADFVCLEPWCGIADGIHHNQQLSDKEGIQSLSPGLDWKRSWEVEVF, from the coding sequence ATGATGATTTTACTGGAAAACGAAAATATCAAAGTAACTATTTCGGCAAAAGGAGCGGAGTTACAAAGTATCAAAAGCAAAAAAGATGACCTGGAATATTTATGGAAAGGTGATCCGGCTTTTTGGGGCAAATTCAGCCCTGTACTTTTCCCGATTGTAGGGGCACTTAAAAATAACACCTATTGTATTGGTGACCAGTCTTATCAGCTTCCCCGTCATGGCTTTGCAAGAGACCTTAACTTTGAGGTTCAGCAAATTAGTGAGGAGGAAGCTTTATTTACACTTGCCCACAATGCACAAACTCTGGAGGTTTATCCTTTTGAGTTTAAATTCAGCTTGAGATACAGCCTTTCCGGCGCAGCAGTTTCCTGTACTTACGAAGTGAATAATCCGGGAACAAAAGACCTTTTGTTTTCTGTAGGTGGCCATCCGGCTTTTGCCGTTCCATTAACTTCAGATACGCTTTATGAAGATTATTACCTTGAATTTTCTCAGGATGAGTCTTTGAATATTCACCAGATTGAAGATAACCTGATCAGTGATCAGGTCGCTATCTTACAGCTCAGTGACCGTAAACTAAACTTGCAGCATGAATTGTTTTACAATGATGCACTGGTAATCAAAGACCTGAACAGTAAATCTATTCAGTTAAAGAATACTAAAAATCAGCACGGCCTTAATTTCCGTTTCATAGATTTTCCTTTTTTTGGGATCTGGTCAGCGAAGGATGCAGATTTTGTATGTCTGGAACCCTGGTGTGGTATTGCTGATGGCATTCATCATAACCAGCAACTTAGCGATAAAGAAGGAATACAATCTTTATCGCCAGGGCTTGACTGGAAAAGGAGCTGGGAAGTTGAAGTCTTTTAA
- a CDS encoding CocE/NonD family hydrolase, with protein MKSLATKTYILSAAVSMLSFGTLAQKPAQNPDDAIYITAHYTKIEKLVPMRDGVKLFTIIYVPKDKTKKYPILYNRTPYSAGPYGAEFYKTSLGPSIVFAKDGYIFVYQDVRGRYMSEGEFVATRPYIPNKKGKTAVDESSDSYDTIDWLVKNVEGNNGKVGTWGISAPGFYTTMTTIDAHPALKAASPQAPVTDWFMGDDRHHNGAFFLMGTFSFLAYYGAPRPEPTPNHADRFTAYGTPDAYEFYKNLGPLKNADERYFKGKNLIWNEMMDNENYSEFWKSRTPVPHLKNIKPAVMTVGGWFDQEDLYGPLKTFAGIEKNKPAAPNYLVMGPWTHGSWTTGNNESLGNVRFHSETGPYYREQIELAFFNHYLKGTANPELPKATIFETGSNQWKKYAAWPPPEAKEERLYFHAGGKLSFEAPAKDTKEYDEFISDPQNPVPYTNAIRIDRGSDYMYEDQRFAASRPDVLVYQTPILENDVVISGHLLADLFVSTTGTDADFVVKLIDVYPGDAPDDSPVAGTKMGGFQQLVRGEVMRSKFRNSFSEPEAMVPGAVTEVKFDMQDAAHCFKKGHKIMVQVQSSWFPLVDRNPQTFVNIYKATEADFQKATHRVYFKNGQASSLKVSVLKAD; from the coding sequence ATGAAATCTTTAGCTACGAAAACATATATCTTATCAGCCGCGGTCTCTATGTTATCATTTGGTACGCTGGCTCAAAAACCAGCACAAAATCCGGATGATGCTATTTATATTACTGCGCATTATACGAAAATTGAAAAACTGGTTCCAATGCGGGATGGTGTAAAATTGTTTACCATCATCTATGTGCCAAAAGATAAAACAAAAAAATATCCGATACTCTATAACCGTACTCCTTACTCTGCGGGGCCATATGGAGCAGAGTTTTACAAAACAAGCTTAGGCCCTTCTATCGTTTTCGCAAAAGATGGCTATATATTCGTTTATCAGGACGTAAGAGGCAGATATATGTCTGAAGGGGAATTCGTCGCTACCCGCCCTTATATTCCTAATAAAAAAGGTAAAACAGCTGTAGATGAAAGTTCTGATAGTTATGATACCATAGACTGGCTGGTTAAAAATGTGGAAGGAAACAATGGTAAAGTTGGAACCTGGGGGATCTCTGCTCCTGGTTTTTATACGACAATGACTACCATTGATGCACATCCTGCATTGAAAGCTGCTTCTCCACAAGCCCCGGTAACAGATTGGTTTATGGGAGATGACCGCCACCATAATGGCGCATTCTTTTTAATGGGGACTTTCTCATTTTTAGCTTATTACGGAGCACCAAGACCTGAACCGACGCCAAATCATGCAGACAGATTTACGGCCTATGGTACACCAGATGCTTATGAGTTTTATAAAAACCTCGGCCCTTTAAAAAATGCCGATGAACGTTATTTCAAAGGAAAAAATCTGATCTGGAATGAAATGATGGACAATGAGAACTATTCTGAATTCTGGAAATCACGTACTCCGGTTCCACATCTTAAAAATATCAAACCAGCAGTGATGACTGTTGGCGGATGGTTTGATCAGGAAGATTTATACGGTCCTTTAAAGACATTTGCGGGTATAGAAAAGAATAAACCTGCTGCCCCAAACTATTTGGTTATGGGCCCATGGACGCATGGAAGCTGGACAACCGGCAACAATGAATCTCTCGGTAATGTACGTTTTCATTCAGAAACAGGCCCTTATTATAGAGAGCAGATTGAACTGGCCTTCTTTAACCACTATCTTAAAGGAACGGCAAATCCTGAGCTGCCAAAAGCTACTATATTTGAAACAGGCTCTAATCAATGGAAAAAATACGCAGCATGGCCTCCTCCTGAAGCCAAAGAAGAACGTCTTTATTTTCATGCTGGCGGAAAACTATCTTTTGAAGCTCCTGCAAAGGATACAAAGGAATATGATGAATTTATCAGCGATCCGCAGAATCCTGTTCCTTATACCAATGCTATAAGAATTGACAGGGGTAGTGATTATATGTACGAAGATCAGCGTTTTGCAGCTTCAAGACCGGATGTATTGGTTTATCAGACGCCAATTTTAGAAAATGATGTAGTAATATCCGGGCATTTATTAGCTGACCTGTTTGTTTCTACAACGGGCACAGATGCTGATTTTGTAGTGAAGCTGATTGATGTATATCCTGGTGATGCGCCTGATGATAGTCCTGTTGCTGGAACAAAAATGGGCGGTTTTCAGCAGCTGGTTCGTGGTGAAGTAATGCGTTCTAAATTCAGAAACAGCTTTTCTGAGCCAGAGGCAATGGTTCCCGGCGCAGTTACTGAAGTTAAATTTGATATGCAGGATGCGGCACATTGCTTTAAGAAAGGGCACAAAATCATGGTACAGGTACAAAGTTCCTGGTTCCCTTTAGTAGACCGTAATCCGCAAACATTTGTGAATATATATAAAGCTACGGAGGCTGATTTTCAAAAAGCAACCCACCGTGTATATTTTAAAAACGGGCAGGCATCAAGCCTGAAAGTTAGTGTGTTGAAGGCTGATTAA
- a CDS encoding MerC domain-containing protein has product MSLSKTSQRLDRLGMTASTLCAIHCALVPIFLTTLPLLGLEFLSNEWVEISMIIVSVILGTLSLSMSYRKQHHKLFPFIVLFSGFALIALGHFSGIESLEPVLIPLGGFTVAAAHLVNWRLNRACTHHEK; this is encoded by the coding sequence ATGTCCCTTTCAAAAACCTCACAACGCCTTGACCGGCTCGGAATGACTGCTTCGACTTTATGTGCAATCCATTGTGCTTTAGTTCCTATATTCCTGACTACACTCCCACTTTTGGGCCTTGAATTTTTAAGTAATGAATGGGTAGAGATCTCTATGATTATCGTGTCTGTAATACTCGGAACGCTATCTTTAAGTATGTCTTACCGGAAACAACATCATAAATTATTTCCGTTTATTGTTTTATTCAGTGGTTTTGCATTGATTGCCCTAGGTCATTTTTCTGGCATAGAAAGCCTTGAGCCTGTTCTAATCCCTTTAGGCGGGTTCACAGTAGCGGCTGCTCACCTGGTCAACTGGAGATTAAACAGGGCATGTACACATCATGAAAAATAG
- a CDS encoding arylesterase: MKSIKLRYNYIVLIIAAVLLSSCGDMDKKTDQTATTPPVKDSVQTQHTPKQDSVKHILFFGTSLTAGLGINPEQAFPALIQQKIDSLHLPYKVINGGLSGETSAAGKSRINWLLKQPIDIFVLELGANDGLRGVPVAETAANLQAIVDQVKKKYPKAKLLLTGMQMPPSMGEKYTKAFAAIFPALAQKNKMEFLPFLLKNVGGIPRLNQKDGIHPTPEGHKIVAENVWAKLKPEL, from the coding sequence ATGAAGAGCATTAAGTTACGTTATAATTACATCGTTTTAATAATAGCAGCTGTGCTGTTGTCAAGTTGTGGTGATATGGATAAAAAGACTGATCAGACAGCAACAACTCCTCCGGTCAAAGATTCTGTTCAGACTCAGCATACACCAAAACAAGATTCAGTTAAACATATCCTGTTTTTTGGAACCAGCTTAACGGCTGGTTTAGGTATAAATCCAGAACAGGCTTTTCCTGCGCTGATTCAGCAGAAAATTGATTCTTTACATTTACCTTACAAGGTAATTAACGGGGGTTTAAGCGGAGAGACTTCTGCCGCAGGAAAAAGCCGTATTAATTGGTTGCTGAAACAACCGATTGATATTTTTGTACTGGAATTAGGTGCCAATGATGGCTTAAGAGGAGTTCCTGTTGCAGAAACAGCAGCGAATTTACAGGCAATAGTGGATCAGGTAAAAAAGAAATATCCAAAAGCGAAGTTATTACTTACCGGAATGCAGATGCCGCCAAGTATGGGCGAAAAGTACACTAAAGCCTTTGCTGCCATCTTCCCTGCGCTTGCTCAAAAAAATAAGATGGAGTTCTTGCCCTTCTTGTTAAAAAATGTGGGTGGTATCCCGCGTTTAAATCAGAAAGACGGGATTCATCCAACTCCTGAAGGACATAAAATAGTTGCAGAGAATGTATGGGCAAAGCTAAAGCCTGAGTTGTAA
- a CDS encoding ABC transporter permease has protein sequence MPDQKTVFRKTVPVSWLFKMAWRDSRKNRSRLFLFTSSIILGIAALVAVYSFSDNLQRDIDEQAKTLTGADLIIDSRKEISKPVLAMLDTLGDQRAKEQSFPSMLYFIKGQGSRLVQIKALEGQYPFYGTIETTPKAAAKQFDQGRNALIDKTVMLQFNAKPGDSVQIGKLNFAIAGYLEQAPGQSGIMASISPVVYIPFKYLKQTGLAQFGSRIHYSFYYKFKQSAAIPFLLKKIKPVLDKEGLDHETIASKKQSTGRAFQDLTQFLSLAGFIALLLGCIGVGSAIHVYISEKLAAIATLRCLGVSAWEAFFIYLIQLTFIGFAGAVAGAIIGSGLQFLLPYVLKDFLPVDFTMQISWVAILQGIITGVVIAILFALPSLLSVRRISPLNAIRLSFEQIKLKTDPLKIIVYLIIFLFVLVFTYLQMNSWLQALIFSGALVLTILIFYGLSILLLTLVKKTIPKGIAYTWRQGFSNLYRPNNLTLMLIVAIGLSTTLIATLYFVQGILINKVTISSGKDQPNMALFDIQDDQVKALNALATQYHLPLMNQVAVVTMRLEEINGKTATQLAEADSLKKKEPENKENQKRESSSSAFKNEIRATFQKQLTSAEKITAGKWVGKVNYPEDIVYISLDERYAERIGVKVGDKMLFNVQGMMIPTVIGSLRKVEWGKVQTNFRVLFPAGVLEEAPKFHVLMTKIPDAETSAKFQAAVVRGFPNISVIDLGLVLQVLDTLLGKISFVIRFMASFSIITGWIVLISAVRSSKNQRLREIVLLRTIGAKGAQILSITAIEYLFLGVLAAAAGMVIALAGSWALATYIFDAVFIPELLPVVLLFSAVTLIVVITGMSSSRGILKYPPLEVLRKDS, from the coding sequence ATGCCTGATCAAAAAACTGTCTTCCGAAAAACTGTTCCTGTTTCCTGGTTGTTTAAAATGGCATGGCGGGATAGTCGTAAAAACCGATCCAGGCTATTCCTTTTTACTTCCTCTATTATTTTAGGGATTGCGGCTTTGGTGGCTGTCTATTCTTTTAGCGATAACTTGCAGCGGGATATTGATGAACAAGCTAAAACACTAACCGGTGCAGATTTGATTATTGATAGCCGTAAAGAGATCAGTAAACCTGTATTGGCTATGCTGGATACTTTGGGTGATCAGCGTGCAAAAGAACAGAGTTTTCCTTCGATGCTTTATTTTATCAAAGGACAGGGGAGCCGTTTAGTTCAAATTAAGGCACTGGAAGGCCAGTATCCTTTTTACGGAACCATAGAAACGACTCCAAAAGCAGCCGCTAAACAATTTGATCAGGGAAGAAATGCACTCATAGATAAAACTGTGATGCTGCAATTTAATGCTAAACCGGGCGATTCTGTTCAAATTGGTAAACTTAACTTTGCGATTGCAGGTTATTTAGAACAGGCGCCAGGACAATCAGGGATTATGGCCTCCATTTCACCGGTGGTTTATATTCCTTTCAAATATTTAAAACAGACGGGATTGGCTCAGTTTGGCAGCCGGATTCACTATTCTTTCTATTATAAATTCAAGCAGTCAGCAGCTATTCCTTTTTTATTGAAAAAAATCAAGCCTGTTCTGGATAAAGAGGGGCTTGACCATGAAACCATTGCTTCTAAAAAACAAAGTACAGGCCGCGCTTTTCAGGACTTGACCCAATTTCTTTCTCTTGCAGGGTTTATCGCCTTATTATTAGGTTGTATTGGAGTTGGAAGTGCGATTCACGTTTATATCAGTGAAAAACTCGCTGCAATTGCGACCTTACGCTGTCTGGGAGTAAGTGCCTGGGAGGCCTTCTTTATTTATCTTATTCAATTGACCTTTATTGGGTTTGCAGGAGCGGTTGCAGGGGCAATAATCGGTTCCGGACTTCAGTTTTTATTACCCTATGTACTGAAAGACTTTCTGCCGGTAGATTTTACTATGCAAATTTCCTGGGTAGCTATATTGCAGGGGATCATAACAGGGGTGGTGATTGCCATACTTTTTGCTTTGCCCTCTCTGTTATCAGTTCGCCGGATATCCCCGCTCAATGCAATAAGACTATCTTTTGAGCAAATTAAACTAAAAACAGATCCGCTTAAAATTATAGTTTATCTGATCATTTTCTTATTCGTACTGGTCTTTACCTATCTTCAGATGAATAGCTGGCTACAGGCACTTATCTTTTCAGGCGCACTGGTACTCACTATTTTGATATTTTACGGACTATCAATTCTACTATTAACGCTGGTTAAAAAAACAATTCCCAAGGGTATTGCCTATACGTGGAGACAAGGGTTTTCTAATCTCTACCGGCCAAATAACCTGACGCTCATGCTCATTGTTGCTATCGGTTTATCGACCACACTGATTGCCACCTTGTATTTCGTTCAGGGAATACTCATTAATAAAGTGACTATCTCTTCTGGAAAAGATCAGCCTAATATGGCCCTTTTCGATATCCAGGACGATCAGGTAAAAGCCTTAAATGCACTGGCCACACAATATCATCTGCCTTTAATGAACCAGGTTGCAGTAGTAACGATGCGCCTGGAAGAAATTAACGGTAAAACGGCTACACAATTGGCTGAGGCTGATAGTTTAAAAAAGAAGGAACCTGAAAATAAAGAGAATCAAAAGCGGGAAAGCTCTTCTTCTGCCTTTAAAAATGAGATCAGGGCTACTTTTCAGAAACAATTAACCAGTGCAGAAAAAATCACAGCTGGAAAGTGGGTCGGAAAAGTGAACTATCCGGAGGATATAGTTTATATCTCGCTTGATGAACGTTATGCAGAAAGGATTGGGGTGAAAGTAGGAGATAAAATGCTTTTTAACGTGCAGGGCATGATGATTCCAACAGTAATCGGAAGTCTCCGGAAAGTAGAATGGGGAAAAGTACAAACCAATTTCCGTGTCTTATTTCCTGCTGGTGTCTTAGAAGAAGCCCCTAAATTCCATGTGCTGATGACTAAAATACCTGACGCGGAAACTTCTGCGAAATTTCAGGCAGCAGTAGTCCGGGGTTTTCCAAACATTTCAGTCATCGACCTTGGGCTGGTGCTGCAAGTTTTAGATACATTACTCGGTAAAATCAGTTTTGTTATTCGCTTTATGGCATCCTTCAGTATTATCACAGGATGGATTGTGCTGATTTCTGCTGTGAGAAGCAGTAAAAACCAAAGACTTCGGGAAATTGTACTCCTGAGAACTATCGGTGCAAAAGGGGCACAAATTCTTTCTATTACAGCTATCGAATATCTGTTTCTTGGAGTACTTGCTGCTGCCGCAGGAATGGTGATTGCCCTGGCAGGAAGCTGGGCGCTGGCAACCTATATTTTCGACGCAGTCTTCATACCTGAACTTTTACCTGTAGTGTTATTATTTAGTGCAGTGACCTTGATTGTAGTGATTACAGGAATGAGCAGTAGCAGGGGAATATTGAAATATCCACCTTTAGAAGTCTTAAGAAAAGATAGTTAA
- a CDS encoding type IX secretion system membrane protein PorP/SprF produces the protein MKKLYKILLLICSTGLFTGHASAQQNIQFSQYIFNTLSVNPAYAGYKEEWFAQMALRNQWVGIQGAPKTGQISIDGILDPQTTKHGVGLQITSDKLGPQTSNSITLNYAFRIQLDGADTRRLSFGLGVGAAQYGLDGSALTTVDGGDGFVPTGGSSKIAPDFRAGIYYTTPYWYAGISALNLLSNSKSVDDYRRSTNIADNIIRTRHMYFVAGALINAATDLRFRPSIMIREDFKGPTNADFNIMAIFNDKVWLGGGYRTSIKAFKKEYENTDVTSQAALIGIAQFYVNERFRIGYSYDYAISKLNGYQSGTHEITVGIAFGKAPKSSICPRVF, from the coding sequence ATGAAGAAACTGTATAAAATATTACTGCTTATTTGCTCAACCGGTTTATTTACCGGTCATGCTTCTGCGCAGCAAAATATTCAGTTCTCTCAGTATATATTTAACACCCTGAGTGTAAATCCGGCATATGCAGGTTACAAAGAAGAATGGTTTGCTCAAATGGCATTACGTAACCAATGGGTAGGAATTCAAGGTGCACCTAAAACCGGGCAAATCTCTATTGATGGGATTCTGGATCCGCAGACCACCAAACATGGAGTCGGATTACAGATCACTTCCGATAAATTAGGCCCTCAAACTTCTAACTCCATCACATTGAACTATGCCTTCCGGATACAACTTGATGGAGCAGATACACGTCGTTTAAGTTTTGGTTTAGGGGTAGGAGCAGCACAATACGGATTAGATGGAAGTGCACTGACTACAGTTGACGGAGGAGATGGCTTTGTGCCAACCGGAGGTTCCAGTAAAATTGCACCAGACTTCCGCGCAGGTATTTACTATACTACCCCTTATTGGTATGCTGGTATCTCAGCTCTTAATCTGTTATCAAATAGTAAGTCAGTTGATGATTACCGCAGAAGTACTAATATTGCGGATAACATTATCCGTACCAGGCATATGTACTTTGTGGCAGGCGCACTGATCAATGCCGCTACAGATCTGCGGTTCAGGCCAAGCATAATGATCAGAGAAGATTTCAAAGGCCCTACCAATGCAGACTTTAATATCATGGCCATATTTAATGATAAAGTATGGCTTGGCGGAGGATACCGGACAAGTATCAAAGCCTTTAAAAAAGAATATGAAAATACTGATGTAACCAGTCAGGCCGCACTGATCGGAATTGCCCAGTTTTATGTAAATGAACGCTTCAGGATAGGTTATTCTTACGATTATGCGATTTCTAAACTTAATGGATACCAGTCCGGAACACATGAAATTACTGTTGGTATAGCTTTTGGCAAAGCTCCTAAATCTTCTATCTGTCCAAGAGTGTTTTAA